TTTATTCCTATTCATTTAGAAATGAACAAGCTGATCTGAGCACTGCTGAAACTATTTTAGATGAGGCAAGACAGGTAAAGTAATAGTATAGTTTAGTGCTGCCACCTGCTGTGTGCTACTGGAACTACACCATGTCAATGCAGACACTATAACTGGTCAGTAAAACAGGGGGGAGACTGTTGGTATTTCTTACCCAGGAACTGGCACACAAAAGCAGCCGCAAGGATGATTAAACCCTCGTACGTAGCCAGGCTGAGGAGGACAGGATGGATGGTTTACATGAGTGGCTAATAAGACACAAacataaacccaaataaataaaaaatcagtggGCAGTGAGTGTGTCTATCTGTAAAAACATCTATATAAACATTAAGTGTACAAAAAGTACTTATATAGTAATAATCTAACATATTGTTTAGATGCAATTCAAAGGCCACTGCATAGTCACATTATAAACTCACTTTAAGTTTTCAGATAAAATATGtgtatttaaataatttctaGAGGGTTGGCTTATCTAATTagaaaatgaaacaaacaaaagcagaaaTCCTTCACGCACCATTTGACGTAACTGTGCCGTCTTCATACTGCTTAACTAAAATAACATCCACAAAGTCCCGCGGTGATATAATGCCCATAGCAGCAGAGGGAGTGACAGTTCTGCACACCGTTACGTCCtgagaacaacaaaaaaaaagaacctgtTACACTCAAACAGAAACATGTAGGGCAACAAATCCCTTATGAGAAAGAAGCACTAATTCAACTGATATGCTGAGAAGGAGCAAAGGAGGTGGTCTTAgtctggtcccaaacaaactctggagcggtccGCTTGCAGTGAGAAAGTGATCCAGTCTCAATCTGACCCAGAAATCAAaaatcctcctttttttttttagctaaactgctgataaggtgcaatttaatctgatatattagccagataacgctaattaacacagctgtgaacaaatgttttctctgctccatgctgtttacacatttaTTGCAAATGCTGAATTATTCATAAAAGATATTGAATAATGATTGACAATGTAAATAATACACAGTGATtctaaaataatactaaatactCCACAGCAGCTACTGAATATATTAaattagatattaaataatttagattagatacagtatgttacaattatacaataaaatgaTAGTAGAGTAAATAATTTATGGTAGAAACTGGAAAACGCACAGAAAATACTGAACTACTGAATACACTGGACTGTATGCAGGAGAAACTTACTGAAGAAACTTGTTCAAGCAGCTCAAACTTCTTTACATTGTTGTCCCATTTCACACGAAGCCCGTTGGGGTCCGGTTTCAGGCATTCCCACACTTTCTGCGGACTGCCATTCACTATCCCCTCTCCTTTATACCTGCCAGAGCCAGACAAGTACATCACTGACCGAGCATCGGCACAGATCACCACTAATTCTACTGATACTGGACTAGGAATAATAAGAGATACTAACAAGAGCTGTTCATATTATACACAATTCACAGGGACGATACACATTTACAAAATATAATCAACATTATATAGGATTACTTTTCATCTGCATTTCCTGGACAGGTTAATGTTACAAGAGGAACCGTGCCACACATttataacacacaaataaataatcaatgaaGCACAATTATATAAAATGCAACAAATACACATTTTTAGATGTCATACGCAGAAATAGCTGTGTGTTCAATAACCATGTTTATGGGGTAAAGGTAACAGTCTAGTGCGCTAAATTTGCTCTGGCCAAATCAAACAGTCCTCAGGGACCACCTTTGGACAGTCCTGCCATATACCATCTTCAATTTTAATTACATGTATAGTTTTTCTGTGCAATTTTACAGTACACGCTGAATTATTCACAGTTCATACTAAATATGTCCAGAGCAGTTACCAAGTAATACATAGTAtacactgaataattcaaagAGGATCCTGAATTATTCATTGTAgatattactgaataattcattgtgaATCCTGAACGTTTTATGGAAGGTACTGAATACTTCAAAGTCGATATTGTGGAACCTGAATACATACTTCAGATtcttagtagatactgagtagGAGTGGAAaccacagggcatctcacgatacgatactatcacaatatgtttctcacaaaaacgTTATCaggatactgtgattctgcgattcTTAATATATTGTAAGACAATTCCTATGATACTTCACAGAATTTGTGTTTCTGAAGAGGATAAATactactaaataattaaataccagGAATCATAGATTTTCAAAGAACTTGACaaccaatgttcttcaccacagggggtttcaataaaaataacaatatttgatgccacttatcaataatgtattgcagatataaaaaaaagatgtgaTATCACAACATCAATAATCcaatttcacaattccagcctgatAAATTCTGGCATTGCCaccttggaatatgcctgtgccattaggggagaaaaaatccattgatggaataacctggtcattcagtatattcctgtagtcagctgacctctttCTAAAGCCCTACCCGGACGAGATTTGTTTCTCAaaaggtcctggggtaattttctcttttatgcggGGTCCTCTTGGGATTTCATTCCTTCCTGGAATGACCatctatgtgtttttctcagatgtcctattagaaaattacaggctgaattatctactgtttttcgctgaactttgTGGTCCTCCAGTAACTTTATTCCCGTcgggactcacatctctgagttttgtcacctcgcgtTTAGTAAAATACCTATTACACTTTGGGCCCATGTTtacacagagatccatgtaaacaaaacagtgagtggaaatggaggagctactgaatgcgatgtcgtgaccgagaaagccaaaaaactatTTTCAGTTCCAGTCcatatgcaagagttttatcactgaatataagtgtgaaatatttttttaccgacgtccctgagaaattaatcctgtCGGGTTAGGGCTtttgagcacatactgttgctgaacctagacctgaccaactgcagcaaccctagatcatttgcttagtagattccaggtggcgacttttttttttgaccaggcaaatgatttatagtagatgctaaataattcataatggatactgaataattcaaagtTGACCTGAATGATTAAAGTAGACATAAttcatatcatatattatataatatttaatattttgcacaaacatcaaaaaaataagaatggggtcatccagagagagagagagattatataaTCAGTCGTTTCTTCAGTAGCTAGCGTTGGTGTACTTACACGTTTCCAGTAAACTCGGCCGATGGTCTCCAGTACACCACAACTTCACTCTGGACACACAGCAAACACGGTTGTGTAACTTTAACACATCACTGATCACCGGTAAATCCGGTAAACGCGGAGGCTGACTCACCGTTTTCTTGCAGCTTTTCCAGCCGGACTGGTCTCTGCTGTAGCCCAGAAGCAGCTCCGCCACCCAGTTCGCCTTCTCCTCATAATCCATTACAGCTCTGAACCAGATCCTCCAGCACTACACACCAGATGTcagtgcaccacacacacacacacaagcacactaaACTACTGCGAAACCCCTAATGGGAGCTCACCACTCATTCATTCCAGTTCAGCTGCTGTGATCACTAGTCCAGATCTCCTGTTCCAGAAGCTGATCAGGACGGTCGATCACTGACACGCTGATAATCCTGTAAAAGATCTCCAGCAGGATCACAGAGAACCTCACTGTCCTGCTCTGCTTTCTCTCCCTATAGAAAAATTCACTTTTTTTCAGGACGGCTCTATTTCCTCAATGCGCTGCACGTGACAGtgctgcattctgggaaatgtagttcctCCTGCCTGTGGGTTCTGCACCGAGGTTTAAAGGTTAAACCAGAGAatctcaaataaataaaacattaaataatacattaaattaattaataaaatgaataaagggGTTAACATAATAGTCTAAAACATTTATAATGacttataaataatattaaaatgatatGTCATggaaaacaaaaattatacttaGATTTTCCTCAAAAAAACTGAAAGTGTTGTAAACAGTGAGTAAACATTGAGACATTCAAAACAATCTATATACCTGGGCTTGTTTCTGTCCGACATCTGATTTTGTTCAgtgcatttccaaaaaaaaaaaaaaaaaaaaaaaacgttggaaTCTCTAATGAAGAAAAACCCACTAGCTAACAGTGTTAGCTACTCGGTTAAATATAATGCTGTTAActttagctatctagctaacagTGTTAGCTACCCGGTTAAATAAAATGCTGTTAACTAGCTAACAGTATTAGCTATCCGGTTACATAAAGTGCTGTTAACTAGCTAACAGTATTAGCTACCCGGTTAAATATAATGCTGTTAActttagctatctagctaacagTGTTAGCTACCCGGTTAAATAAAATGCTGTTAACTAGCTAACAGTATTAGCTATCCGGTTACATAAAGTGCTGTTAACTAGCTAACAGTATTAGCTACCCGGTTAAATATAATGCTGTTAActttagctatctagctaacagTGTTAGCTACCCAGTTAAACAAAATGTGGGTTGTAAGATTCTTATGGCATTTGTCCTGCTTCAAGCACATCAACTTCATGACAGGGCTGTTCTCTTGCTGCCTACTACTGTATATCCCCCCCTTGACAGGTGCCATTGGTCCAAGATAATCAGTGCCATTTACTACATCTTACAGTGGTTTTAACATTATGGCAAATGCCTTTTAATCTTTGCATTGCATCAGTACAACTAATATTGTACAGACTAAATAATATGTATCAAAAAATGACAATGTACTTTCAATCATTGCAAAGTAGAACTCCTATATTTTGGACACTGTGGTCTGGCATATGTGCTTTACAGTAACCTCTACTGTAATAAATGTACTTTGTTCTTACATTGTACAGAATATATCAACATcacatttaaacaaaatgtacATTTGAGGTGTTCAAAATAAAGCTCTTACATTTTGTTCAAGGTGGCATTCTCTACTGCATGTGCTTTACAACAAAGCAATGAGAATCTATATACTACCCAAAACCCACATAACAATGAACCATGTGCTCCATTTATAACACTATTATGAAGCTTAGGCTTCTAAAACATTTATAATGACTTCTACCAATAGTATTTATATATTCTAAAGGCTTATTTTTCATATGGAAGactcctttataaaggtttatgtCTGTTGGAAAATGTAtttgtaaagggtttataaatgcatACATAGGTTTATATCAGTAGGAATAAGTGTTTTAAATtattctgtatgtatgtatgtatgtatttatgtatgtaagtAGATATGTCAGTtggagtttttaatgtttttctaggTATATATCAGTGGGAATAAGcctttataaatatttatgtagGTTTATGTCAATTAGAATCAGTGTTATAATAAAGGAAACAGATACAACATTATACCCTTCATAAACAACTGTTGTTACAAATACTTACCCAAAGTAGCTGTCGTTTGTTTAGGTGTTGCTCTGTAAGTACATTATTCAATGTTTATACAGgtgttataaaaacatatattgttgCTGTGCTCAACAAAGGGTTTATTTCTCAGGCAGATATATACATAATCACTTGTGTGGTCTGATTTTAGACACTGggttttgccacaagagggcattAAAGTGGTTCTTCTGTTTCCCTATATGAAA
The DNA window shown above is from Astyanax mexicanus isolate ESR-SI-001 chromosome 16, AstMex3_surface, whole genome shotgun sequence and carries:
- the stard5 gene encoding stAR-related lipid transfer protein 5 isoform X1, whose protein sequence is MDYEEKANWVAELLLGYSRDQSGWKSCKKTSEVVVYWRPSAEFTGNVYKGEGIVNGSPQKVWECLKPDPNGLRVKWDNNVKKFELLEQVSSDVTVCRTVTPSAAMGIISPRDFVDVILVKQYEDGTVTSNATHVNHPSCPPQPGYVRGFNHPCGCFCVPVPGEANKTKLISFFQTDLGGLLPRSVVDSFFPSSMTEFYSNLTKVVKSLK
- the stard5 gene encoding stAR-related lipid transfer protein 5 isoform X2 produces the protein MRRRRTGWRSCFWATAETSPAGKAARKRYKGEGIVNGSPQKVWECLKPDPNGLRVKWDNNVKKFELLEQVSSDVTVCRTVTPSAAMGIISPRDFVDVILVKQYEDGTVTSNATHVNHPSCPPQPGYVRGFNHPCGCFCVPVPGEANKTKLISFFQTDLGGLLPRSVVDSFFPSSMTEFYSNLTKVVKSLK